One region of Oryza glaberrima chromosome 7, OglaRS2, whole genome shotgun sequence genomic DNA includes:
- the LOC127780126 gene encoding pentatricopeptide repeat-containing protein At1g71490, giving the protein MPTSAAAVLVPRPPPPPPAEAPAEPNDDDGSLHSLLSSLSSFSALRLLPFPLLAFSRLRRHLPPAAGTSHLLLRPVAALLHHHRSHLRLGVQLHALSLSLGLSRHPILLPRLLSVYTSHPSLLPSAASVAADSTLPLPYNVLISSCLCHGLPLQALAAYQEMGKNGVLPDVFTYPSVLRACAEARDLVLGRAVHMHAAGAGMDGNLFFQNALMSMYAKCGYLASARKVFDGMVQRDVVSWNSMISSYAAVGQWAEAMELFRRMRDEGTEVNSVTWNTIAGGYIQMRDHRAAVGLIREMVRGGAEVDYVTLVIGLNACSRVGWLRLGKEIHGLAVRMCCDQVESVSNALITMYARCKDMECARMLFRMLECPGVVTWNTMLSSFALSDCAEEASSIFREMICRGVKPNYVTVVTYLALCARVANLQHGQELHGHIVKHGFKGYRLLWNSLIDMYSKSGRLSVAQNVFDTMDDRDMISYTSMIAGYGMQGKGTVALRLFEQMIDSGIKPDHIIMVTVLSACSHSGLVLEGEELFDKMVISYGIKPQMEHYSCMIDLYARAGLLEKAEEMLDHTPFPPTSTMWAALVGACHDRGNIEIGERAARKLLEMRTENAGHYVLIANMYAAAGCWDELATVRKLMRDLGVTKAPGLAWADLGNGFTPFLVGDRSNPLAPEIYVVLDELSEQMRNINNCSDLDILAENIE; this is encoded by the coding sequence ATGCCCacgtcggccgcggcggtgctcgtaccacggccgccgccgccgcctccggcggaGGCACCGGCCGAgcccaacgacgacgacggctccctccattccctcctctcctccctctcctccttctccgcgctccgcctcctccccttcccactcctcgccttctcccgcctccgccgccacctcccgcccgccgcaggcacctcccacctcctcctccgccccgtcGCCGCTCTCCTCCATCACCACCGCTCCCACCTCCGCCTCGGCGTCCAGCTCCacgcgctctccctctccctcggcctCTCCCGCCACCCCATCCTCCTACCGCGCCTCCTCTCCGTCTACACCTCCCACCCCTCGctgctcccctccgccgcctccgtcgccgccgactccacGCTCCCGCTCCCCTACAACGTCCTCATCTCCTCCTGCCTCTGCCATGGACTCCCGCTCCAGGCCCTGGCGGCCTACCAGGAAATGGGCAAGAACGGCGTGCTCCCGGACGTCTTCACCTACCCCTCCGTCCTCCGCGCCTGCGCTGAGGCCAGAGACCTCGTGCTCGGGCGGGCGGTGCACATGCACGCCGCGGGCGCTGGGATGGACGGGAATTTGTTTTTCCAGAACGCGCTGATGTCGATGTATGCCAAGTGTGGGTATCTGGCCTCTGCacgcaaggtgttcgacggTATGGTCCAGAGGGATGTGGTATCATGGAACTCAATGATATCAAGCTACGCAGCGGTCGGGCAATGGGCAGAGGCTATGGAGCTGTTTCGGAGGATGCGAGATGAGGGGACAGAGGTGAACTCGGTGACTTGGAACACTATCGCCGGGGGGTATATTCAGATGCGTGATCACAGGGCAGCGGTAGGGCTTATTAGGGAGATGGTTAGAGGTGGTGCAGAGGTGGATTACGTGACACTGGTGATTGGTTTGAATGCTTGCTCACGAGTTGGGTGGTTGAGGCTTGGAAAGGAGATCCACGGGTTGGCGGTGCGTATGTGCTGTGACCAAGTTGAGAGTGTCAGCAATGCGTTGATCACGATGTATGCTAGGTGCAAGGATATGGAGTGTGCTCGCATGTTGTTCAGGATGCTGGAGTGCCCTGGGGTGGTGACGTGGAATACAATGCTATCTAGTTTTGCACTGTCAGATTGTGCAGAAGAGGCTTCTAGTATTTTCCGTGAAATGATATGCAGAGGTGTGAAACCTAATTATGTTACTGTTGTTACCTATCTTGCTCTTTGTGCCCGTGTTGCAAATCTGCAACATGGGCAGGAACTTCACGGTCACATTGTTAAGCATGGTTTCAAAGGGTATCGCTTGTTATGGAACTCCCTTATTGACATGTACTCCAAATCAGGGAGGTTGTCGGTAGCACAAAATGTCTTTGATACCATGGATGACCGTGATATGATATCTTACACTTCAATGATAGCAGGATATGGAATGCAAGGTAAAGGAACAGTTGCACTTCGCCTTTTTGAGCAGATGATTGATAGTGGGATCAAGCCCGATCATATAATCATGGTCACTGTACTCTCCGCGTGTAGCCACTCTGGACTTGTGCTTGAAGGAGAAGAACTTTTTGACAAGATGGTCATTTCATATGGTATTAAACCCCAGATGGAGCATTATTCTTGCATGATTGATCTATACGCACGTGCTGGACTATTGGAAAAAGCAGAGGAAATGCTTGACCATACCCCTTTTCCTCCAACGTCGACTATGTGGGCAGCATTAGTTGGGGCTTGTCATGACAGAGGCAACATAGAAATTGGTGAAAGGGCAGCAAGGAAACTTTTGGAAATGAGGACAGAGAATGCTGGGCACTATGTTCTGATTGCTAACATGTATGCAGCTGCTGGTTGCTGGGATGAACTAGCAACAGTCAGGAAACTAATGCGTGACTTAGGTGTCACAAAAGCACCTGGGTTAGCATGGGCTGATCTTGGCAATGGGTTCACCCCTTTTTTAGTTGGAGATAGATCAAACCCTTTAGCACCGGAGATCTATGTGGTTTTAGATGAATTATCTGAGCAAATGAGGAATATCAATAATTGCAGTGATCTAGACATATTAGCGGAAAACATAGAGTAA